One Carassius gibelio isolate Cgi1373 ecotype wild population from Czech Republic chromosome A20, carGib1.2-hapl.c, whole genome shotgun sequence DNA segment encodes these proteins:
- the LOC127938345 gene encoding uncharacterized protein LOC127938345 — protein sequence MPRPTKRSTIAKRLYAQRCASTEAAPLPLKITEAEFPPLPLKKRAEAARPPLKTYKAEVTPLPRKKMADCSGSCNPGPTQQVPPCPAKTNGKEAATLPLKISQAKVMPTPCKKKGRFCHRVETTPQQVPPLPVGTIGVEAKTLPLKTSRAEVMPHPRIKKGRFCHRVETTPQQVPPLPVGAIGVEANTLPLKISRAEVMPHPRKKIGGFCHRVETTPQQVPPLPVNPIGVEAAPLPLKRKRAPTNERTRSLDNYTISFTSHEISFTSHEISYTSNKLSENNPNFHRSDQSHSSRESEERFAIPSKLNANALNTLNVCADSPQKAVLKGSFNQADARFGDSSFPSTSGKALYSEVLKRSPKVCESVKTGVRPSDFQVDSGKPRQHQMKHPMKTQLKSMKKPIQTEQNIPVICHESALSACCDFPQKSMLRGSFDQADARFGDSRNRQCGAIGLTAVLKSKLKNVLTWTTQDLDGVLVEGTRLYESLRKHGNIKDREVKGRNYIAVHELPRRHMLGNTTFSIEYAPSLTGFVNVNEYHEYDQAISAVAMPLDVALQQTLLSADAFLLTICANTSAVIKQGSWYAVVDSHAIRTDTSCVVYHRTIESLYDYINDMAQLFGVPEPPFEITGVLVHADAEVSDPLQEAGSSGFPCSSGKALYSDVLKRIPKVRESVKTEPKTPDYPVPVDEVADVRNPNLPTQTASNVLPSKGKRLRKEKHIELSGKRVTKSHAETVITDDLMITDVSVPDVFFSPLTHNEKQVLCELIQMSNDNSDHNVINFGPISAPCQTKTIKPDGNCFFRSLAHVICGSEEKHLKVRRAVVKHLKMNTLLFERYVRSEYSSAEDYLTRSRMFYSGSWVTEIDIFVAADLFKTTIMTFNDGRWNAHKPTGEASTQNAIYLKHCNRNHYEVVTCVKHRDRDSVCAGACGNVMSNEVSKPCLRKRKVSDAAECCPTKRHRERYRNDCEYRQKKLKHDRLKYGNDPYYRQYKIEYAKRKYSDDTVYRGKKIESDKTKYCRDRYYRERKKGILRDQYLKNVDVRKSKCERSKAKYLSNFQFQKRVCQYSRLKYKYNVSFQANVCEYSKKKYLQNMAFKARVREYSKSRNIQNPAFKVKMAKYSIMKYHKDVTFRVSKIQKGCERYARKKEQQDIDVAIDHFRQEISSGPEFVCCVCHRLLFRKQVVECRRHCYEDKGVKVAALGRRCITTRYVHICDQKCEGSSAHSSGCKLWICLTCHRKILCGQLPEESVANNMHLVDVPNQLKCLNSLEQHLIARNIPFMKLLCLPRGKQHGCHGPVVCVPVNATDVSNILPRNECDDKMIRIKLKRKLTYKGHYEYKYVHTDRVRNALKYLIQFNKWFSDVEINQQWISSLNEPEENVVDEMEQQDVVEKIDENDLDEQQEEDLTYIKEQSGLLSDTSLQPVDIGSEVIDQHFQDVLNLAPAEGNSPVSLLSDRSNEAKCFPVLYPTGSPTFHDKREVKITLSRYLNARILNADGRFARSTDFIFYAQYLSEIDQVVSNVSIALRKGCEKSLLTEVTSDVLTNPDSLSKILNFDEGYKFLRPIRGTPPYWQSTQKDLFALVRQLGIPTFFASFSSADLRWPEMISTIIKLEGKNVKADELDWSEKCGLIRRNPVTAARMFDHRWHCFLRDVIMSSAQPIGKIVDYFYRVEFQQRGSPHVHCLFWVENAPTLNEDNEENDGLVATFIDRYITCETPSEDETELFEIVNGVQKHSVRHSKTCRKKKTVCRFNFPRPPSSRTFITRGGSRDDLKSGDGKDTAHTVLEKVKKALTASDMDYDSTDAFFESIGINQAL from the coding sequence ATGCCGCGACCAACGAAGAGGTCGACAATAGCCAAACGGCTATATGCACAGCGATGTGCAAGTACAGAGGCTGCACCGCTTCCTCTTAAAATAACTGAAGCAGAGTTTCCACCCCTTCCTCTTAAAAAAAGGGCAGAGGCTGCACGACCACCTCTTAAAACATACAAGGCCGAGGTAACGCCGCTTCCTCGTAAAAAAATGGCCGACTGCTCCGGCAGTTGTAATCCTGGCCCCACCCAGCAGGTTCCACCCTGTCCTGCAAAAACAAACGGGAAAGAGGCTGCGACGCTTCCTCTCAAAATAAGTCAAGCCAAGGTTATGCCCactccttgtaaaaaaaaaggcCGGTTTTGCCATCGTGTAGAAACCACCCCTCAACAGGTTCCACCCCTCCCTGTGGGTACAATTGGGGTAGAGGCAAAAACGCTCCCTCTTAAAACAAGTCGAGCCGAGGTTATGCCACATCCTCGTATAAAAAAAGGTCGGTTTTGCCATCGTGTAGAAACCACCCCTCAACAGGTTCCACCCCTCCCTGTGGGCGCGATTGGGGTAGAGGCAAATACGCTCCCTCTTAAAATAAGTCGAGCCGAGGTTATGCCACATCCTCGTAAAAAAATAGGCGGTTTTTGCCATCGTGTAGAAACCACCCCTCAACAGGTTCCACCCCTCCCTGTGAATCCAATTGGGGTAGAGGCTGCACCGCTCCCTCTTAAAAGAAAGCGAGCACCAACCAATGAGCGAACCCGTTCATTGGATAACTATACAATCTCATTTACTTCTCATGAAATCTCATTTACTTCTCATGAAATCTCATATACTTCCAACAAACTATCAGAAAACAACCCAAATTTCCACAGGTCTGATCAATCTCATAGTTCCAGAGAATCTGAAGAAAGGTTTGCTATCCCATCAAAATTGAATGCGAATGCTTTGAACACTTTAAATGTGTGCGCTGATTCTCCACAGAAAGCAGTGCTAAAAGGTTCTTTTAATCAAGCTGATGCCCGCTTTGGTGATTCCAGTTTTCCATCCACGTCTGGTAAAGCCCTTTACAGTGAAGTATTAAAACGCTCACCCAAGGTCTGTGAATCCGTAAAGACTGGGGTAAGGCCATCTGATTTTCAAGTAGACTCTGGCAAACCCCGGCAACACCAGATGAAGCACCCCATGAAAACCCAACTAAAATCCATGAAAAAACCTATCCAAACTGAACAAAACATTCCTGTAATTTGCCAtgaaagtgctttgagtgcttgTTGTGATTTTCCACAGAAATCCATGCTAAGAGGGTCTTTTGATCAAGCTGATGCCCGCTTTGGAGATTCACGCAACAGGCAGTGTGGCGCCATCGGTCTCACGGCAGTGTTGAAAAGCAAGCTGAAGAATGTGCTGACGTGGACTACACAAGATCTGGACGGTGTCTTGGTTGAAGGAACACGTCTTTACGAGTCTCTAAGAAAACATGGTAACATAAAAGATAGAGAAGTCAAGGGTAGGAATTACATTGCAGTCCATGAATTACCGAGGAGACACATGTTGGGTAATACTACATTTTCCATCGAGTACGCTCCGTCTCTGACTGGTTTTGTTAATGTCAATGAGTACCACGAGTATGACCAAGCCATAAGCGCTGTAGCCATGCCACTTGATGTAGCCCTTCAGCAAACTCTACTGAGTGCTGATGCTTTCTTGTTAACCATTTGTGCCAACACATCTGCAGTTATTAAGCAGGGGTCATGGTATGCAGTCGTTGACTCTCATGCCATCAGGACAGACACAAGTTGTGTAGTCTATCACCGTACCATAGAGTCTCTGTACGACTATATCAATGACATGGCACAGTTGTTTGGGGTACCTGAGCCACCATTTGAGATAACTGGAGTTTTGGTTCATGCAGATGCAGAAGTGTCTGATCCGCTGCAAGAAGCAGGCAGCAGCGGTTTCCCATGCTCTTCCGGTAAAGCCCTCTACAGTGATGTCTTAAAACGCATACCAAAGGTACGTGAATCTGTGAAGACTGAGCCAAAGACCCCTGATTATCCAGTACCTGTGGATGAAGTTGCAGATGTGAGAAACCCTAACCTTCCAACACAGACAGCCTCTAATGTGTTGCCAAGTAAAGGTAAAAGATTGAGGAAAGAAAAGCACATTGAGCTGTCAGGTAAACGGGTTACAAAATCCCACGCTGAAACTGTTATAACCGATGATTTGATGATCACTGATGTTTCAGTTCCAGatgtctttttttctcccttaacaCATAATGAGAAGCAAGTTTTATGTGAGCTCATACAAATGTCCAATGATAACAGTGACCATAATGTCATAAACTTTGGTCCCATTTCAGCTCCGTGTCAGACAAAGACCATTAAACCAGACGGTAACTGCTTTTTCAGATCGTTGGCACATGTGATATGTGGAAGTGAAGAGAAACACTTGAAGGTTCGCCGTGCAGTTGTGAAACATCTAAAGATGAATACTCTGCTGTTTGAGAGGTACGTGAGAAGTGAGTATTCTTCAGCAGAGGATTATCTGACACGATCTAGAATGTTTTATTCTGGCTCATGGGTAACCGAAATTGACATATTTGTTGCGGCCGATCTATTCAAAACCACCATAATGACTTTTAATGACGGCCGATGGAATGCACACAAACCTACCGGAGAGGCATCCACTCAGAATGCAATTTATCTGAAACACTGTAACCGTAATCATTATGAAGTTGTGACATGTGTTAAGCACAGGGATCGAGATTCTGTTTGTGCAGGAGCATGTGGAAATGTGATGTCAAATGAGGTCAGCAAACCATGTCTGCGTAAGAGAAAGGTAAGCGATGCTGCAGAATGTTGTCCCACCAAAAGACATCGGGAGAGATATCGCAACGACTGTGAGTACAGACAAAAAAAGCTGAAGCATGACAGGTTAAAATATGGTAACGACCCTTATTATAGACAATACAAAATTGAGTATGCCAAAAGAAAATATTCTGATGATACCgtttacagggggaaaaaaattgaatCCGACAAAACTAAATATTGTAGGGATAGATattacagagagagaaaaaagggaatTCTTCGTGACCAATAtctaaaaaatgttgatgttcgTAAATCAAAGTGTGAGCGTTCTAAGGCCAAGTACTTGAGCAATTTTCAGTTCCAAAAACGTGTTTGCCAGTATTCtcgattgaaatataaatataatgtatcttTTCAGGCAAATGTAtgtgagtattcaaagaaaaaatatctgcaaaacatGGCCTTCAAAGCAAGAGTGCGTGAGTATTCAAAGAGTAGAAACATTCAGAATCCAGCCTTTAAAGTTAAAATGGCTAAGTATTCCATAATGAAATACCATAAAGATGTGACCTTTCGTGTGAGTAAAATACAAAAAGGTTGTGAAAGGTATGCAAGAAAGAAGGAACAACAAGACATTGATGTTGCTATTGATCATTTTAGACAAGAAATTAGTAGTGGTCCAGAGTTTGTGTGCTGTGTCTGTCACCGTTTACTTTTCAGAAAGCAGGTTGTTGAATGTAGAAGACACTGCTATGAAGACAAAGGTGTTAAAGTTGCTGCTTTGGGGAGAAGATGCATCACAACCAGGTATGTTCATATCTGTGATCAAAAGTGTGAAGGATCTTCTGCTCATTCCTCAGGGTGCAAATTATGGATCTGTCTAACGTGTCATCGAAAAATCCTTTGTGGACAACTGCCCGAAGAGAGCGTTGCTAACAACATGCATTTGGTGGACGTTCCAAATCAGCTGAAATGCCTCAACTCTTTGGAACAACATCTCATTGCACGTAATATTCCTTTTATGAAATTACTGTGCCTTCCTCGTGGTAAGCAACATGGATGCCATGGCCCTGTAGTGTGCGTCCCAGTTAATGCCACAGATGTTTCCAATATCCTTCCACGAAATGAATGTGATGACAAGATGATAAGGATCAAACTGAAACGGAAGTTAACCTACAAAGGGCATTATGAGTATAAGTATGTACACACTGATCGTGTTCGAAATGCTCTGAAATATTTAATCCAGTTCAATAAGTGGTTCAGTGATGTGGAGATTAATCAGCAGTGGATCAGCTCTTTGAACGAACCAGAAGAAAATGTTGTGGATGAAATGGAGCAACAAGATGTAGTTGAAAAGATTGACGAAAATGACCTTGATGAACAGCAAGAGGAAGACCTTACCTACATCAAAGAGCAAAGTGGTCTTTTGTCAGATACGTCATTGCAACCTGTGGACATCGGTTCAGAAGTAATTGATCAGCATTTCCAGGATGTATTAAATCTGGCACCTGCTGAAGGTAACAGTCCTGTTAGTTTGTTATCCGATAGGTCTAACGAAGCAAAATGTTTCCCTGTTCTGTATCCAACTGGTAGTCCAACATTCCATGATAAGAGGGAGGTAAAAATAACATTGTCGAGATACTTGAATGCAAGAATCCTCAATGCGGATGGACGTTTTGCACGAAGCACAGACTTCATTTTCTATGCACAGTATCTGTCGGAGATTGATCAAGTTGTATCCAATGTTTCAATTGCTTTGCGCAAAGGATGTGAGAAGAGTTTGTTGACTGAAGTGACATCAGATGTGCTAACGAACCCAGACTCGTTATCTAAAATCTTGAATTTTGATGAAGGATACAAGTTTTTGAGACCAATCCGTGGAACACCTCCATATTGGCAGTCTACTCAAAAGGACCTTTTTGCACTTGTAAGACAGCTAGGTATTCCAACTTTCTTTGCATCCTTTAGTTCTGCGGATCTCAGATGGCCAGAAATGATTAGTACTATAATCAAACTAGAAGGGAAAAATGTGAAAGCAGATGAACTTGACTGGTCTGAAAAATGTGGATTGATTAGACGAAACCCAGTGACTGCTGCAAGAATGTTTGATCATAGATGGCATTGTTTTCTGAGAGATGTAATCATGTCTTCAGCTCAACCGATCGGCAAGATAGTAGATTACTTTTATCGTGTAGAGTTTCAACAGCGTGGATCTCCTCATGTTCACTGTCTGTTTTGGGTTGAAAATGCCCCAACGTTAAATGAAGACAATGAAGAAAACGATGGTTTGGTTGCTACTTTCATTGATCGTTACATCACTTGTGAGACCCCAAGCGAGGATGAAACCGAACTGTTTGAGATTGTCAACGGTGTTCAGAAGCACAGTGTCAGACATTCAAAGACATGTCGTAAGAAAAAGACAgtttgcagatttaattttccacgaCCCCCATCAAGCCGTACCTTTATTACAAGAGGTGGTAGTCGAGACGATTTGAAAAGCGGTGACGGAAAAGATACTGCACATACAGTtttagaaaaagtgaaaaaggctTTAACAGCTTCTGATATGGATTATGACTCAACTGATGCATTTTTTGAATCCATTGGTATTAACCAAGCTCTCTGA